From one Thunnus maccoyii chromosome 6, fThuMac1.1, whole genome shotgun sequence genomic stretch:
- the lamtor1 gene encoding ragulator complex protein LAMTOR1, producing MGCCYSSENETTEQDPERKPLIPPNPVSKPPNGQDWITTTVPSARTDEQALLTSILTKTAQNIIDVSAADSVMMEQHEYMDKARQYSTKLAVLSNSLPQKKALALPSLTSQPHQVLASDLVPYSDVQQVSKIAAYAYSAISQIKVDAKEELVVQFAIP from the exons ATGGGTTGCTGTTACAGCAGCGAGAACGAGACCACAGAGCAG GACCCTGAACGTAAGCCGCTGATCCCTCCGAACCCCGTCAGCAAACCCCCAAATGGGCAGGACTGGATCACTACCACTGTCCCCTCAGCGCGGACAGATGAACAGGCCCTCCTTACATCCATCCTCACCAAGACAGCACA GAACATCATTGATGTCTCAGCAGCTGACTCCGTCATGATGGAGCAGCATGAATACATGGACAAAGCTCGGCAATACAG taCAAAACTTGCTGTGTTGAGCAACAGTCTGCCCCAGAAGAAAGCCCTTGCTCTCCCCTCCCTCACCAGCCAGCCCCACCAAGTGCTTGCGAGTGACCTGGTGCCATACTCAGATGTTCAGCAG gTGTCCAAGATAGCAGCTTATGCTTACAGTGCAATCTCTCAAATCAAAGTGGATGCTAAAGAAGAACTGGTGGTCCAGTTTGCCATTCCTTGA
- the lrrc51 gene encoding leucine rich repeat containing 51: MYGAPVDLSFKYISSLADTHLEEPSSGLRPLKRNSQKKYLSRSLRLNNNNITDLHDLQRTISHFLAEPSQLAWLDLSFNNITNIEQVLCELRELRVLYLHGNSIFILSEVDKLGVLPHLHTITLHGNVIETNKAYRNRVISALPGLKMMDFSAVTRQERIMAKIWHHGNNRRRSSKETLR, encoded by the exons ATGTATGGAGCCCCAGTggatttatcttttaaatacatCAGCAGCTTGGCAG ACACACATTTAGAGGAACCCAGCAGTGGTCTGCGGCCTTTAAAGAGAAATTCACAGAAGAAGTACCTAAGCCGCTCCCTGCGtctcaataacaacaacattacTGACCTTCATGACCTCCAGAGGACCATTAGCCACTTCCTGGCTGAGCCATCGCAGCTCGCCTGGCTGGACCTTTCCTTCAACAATATCACAAATATAGAACAA GTTTTGTGTGAGCTGCGTGAACTGCGTGTGTTGTATCTTCATGGCAACAGCATTTTTATTCTGTCGGAGGTGGACAAGCTGGGCGTTCTTCCACATCTACACACCATCACTCTGCATGGAAATGTCATAGAGACCAACAAGGCTTACAG GAATCGTGTGATTTCTGCTTTACCTGGGTTAAAGATGATGGACTTCAGTGCTGTGACGCGCCAGGAGCGAATAATGGCAAAGATTTGGCATCACGGCAACAATCGACGCAGAAGCAGCAAGGAGACTCTCCGCTGA